The following coding sequences lie in one Drosophila sulfurigaster albostrigata strain 15112-1811.04 chromosome 2R, ASM2355843v2, whole genome shotgun sequence genomic window:
- the LOC133839068 gene encoding leukocyte receptor cluster member 1 homolog, with translation MNILPKKRWHVRTKENIARVRRDEAAAQEDEKKRCDKLELAESEARINFLRSRTGVLEKKITTTAPCESETRKKNSHHLSTPSVSFNLFADYKSHIKKTNKDLEKEKKEEQEKYEKQIGYLTYLGQDTNEALKVRSWYEVAPKRSSESDNKGEETQSKQKLSQDPLTLINSLISTDKQFVAENKLSCMGTCTSCPESKLKSIGNKRPKKSYKKDKKHKHKSYKNSDKISKKAAQAKRDKLNNLRKERLIREATEQRRQEQLFAQRDSEFSANSNSSSKTPTATPRIIQKYNSQFNPEFAKQNMA, from the exons ATGAATATTTTGCCAAAGAAACG CTGGCATGTGCGCACCAAAGAAAATATTGCCCGAGTGCGGAGAGATGAAGCTGCGGCCCAAGAAGATGAAAAGAAACGATGCGACAAGTTGGAATTAGCC GAGAGTGAGGCGCGTATTAACTTTTTGCGTAGCCGAACGGGCGtcttggaaaaaaaaataacaacaactgcacCATGTGAATCTGAAACACGAAAGAAAAACTCACATCACCTATCGACGCCGTCAGTTTCCTTTAATCTGTTCGCAGACTACAAAAGTCACATAAAAAAGACGAATAAGGACttggaaaaagaaaagaaggaGGAACAAgagaaatatgaaaagcaaATCGGGTATCTCACCTATCTTGGCCAGGACACAAATGAAGCTCTGAAAGTGCGCAGTTGGTATGAAGTCGCACCCAAACGCTCCTCGGAAAGCGACAACAAGGGAGAAGAAACTCAATCGAAGCAAAAGTTATCACAAGATCCACTAACATTAATAAACTCTTTGATTTCGACAGacaaacaatttgttgccGAGAACAAACTTTCTTGTATGGGCACATGCACATCCTGTCCagaatcaaaattaaaatcgataGGCAACAAAAGGCCAAAGAAAAGCTACAAAAAAGACAAGAAGCATAAACACAAAAGCTACAAGAATTCTGATAAAATATCCAAAAAAGCAGCCCAAGCTAAGCGAGACAAACTAAACAATTTGAGAAAAGAGCGTCTTATTCGGGAAGCTACTGAGCAACGACGTCAGGAGCAGCTGTTCGCACAAAGAGACTCTGAATTTTCAGCGAATTCGAATTCATCATCCAAGACGCCAACAGCCACGCCTCGTATTATCCAAAAGTATAATAGCCAATTTAACCCAGAGTTTGCAAAGCAGAATATGGCTTAA